The following are from one region of the Myxococcales bacterium genome:
- the hisH gene encoding imidazole glycerol phosphate synthase subunit HisH, translating to MTAPNTPDPSPHAASARAHVAVVDTGSGNLRSVQKALEAVGAHAEVTADPDRIARADKILVPGQGAFGSCVQGLSCHGGALRQVVLEAIARGIPYFGVCLGLQILFEASDESPGVRGLGVIPGRVIRFDLPPPFKVPHMGWNPCTRGPAAGTPLLGDTPEATSFYFVHSYYAAPADASVVALFSDHGVPFCAAVAKDSIFACQFHPEKSQEAGLALLRRFVAS from the coding sequence ATGACTGCCCCCAACACCCCCGATCCCTCCCCGCACGCCGCCTCGGCGCGTGCGCACGTGGCCGTGGTCGACACCGGTAGCGGCAACCTGCGCAGCGTACAAAAAGCGCTCGAGGCCGTCGGGGCTCACGCCGAGGTCACCGCCGATCCGGACCGGATCGCCCGGGCCGACAAGATCCTGGTGCCCGGCCAGGGCGCCTTCGGAAGCTGCGTTCAGGGTCTTTCCTGTCATGGTGGTGCGCTCAGGCAGGTCGTGCTGGAGGCCATCGCAAGGGGGATCCCCTACTTCGGCGTGTGCCTGGGCCTGCAGATCCTCTTCGAGGCGAGCGACGAGAGCCCGGGCGTACGAGGCCTGGGGGTGATTCCGGGGCGGGTGATTCGCTTCGACCTGCCCCCGCCCTTCAAGGTGCCGCACATGGGATGGAACCCCTGCACCCGCGGCCCCGCGGCGGGAACGCCGTTGCTGGGTGACACCCCCGAGGCCACCTCGTTTTACTTCGTGCACAGCTACTATGCCGCCCCCGCAGACGCCTCGGTCGTGGCGCTCTTCAGTGACCACGGCGTGCCGTTCTGCGCGGCCGTGGCCAAGGACAGCATCTTTGCTTGCCAGTTCCATCCCGAGAAGAGCCAGGAGGCGGGATTGGCCCTGCTGCGCCGCTTCGTGGCTTCCTAG
- a CDS encoding biopolymer transporter ExbD → MRSKARHPKKRSKGQVKADINVTPLVDVVLVLLIIFMVVTPMIVSGVAVDLPKTTAHQKKADDGKDIIVSVTNDKQIYVMGKRAKGLDELTSLVEAEKRKSPEKNIFLKADNRITYGLAREVMETINKAGIEDVFLGTEEFRQPEAGQAGG, encoded by the coding sequence ATGCGCTCGAAGGCGCGCCACCCCAAGAAGCGTTCAAAGGGGCAGGTGAAGGCCGACATCAACGTCACACCGCTGGTGGACGTGGTGTTGGTCTTGCTCATCATCTTCATGGTGGTGACGCCCATGATAGTGAGCGGCGTGGCCGTGGACCTCCCCAAGACCACCGCCCACCAGAAAAAGGCGGACGATGGCAAAGACATCATCGTTTCGGTCACCAACGACAAACAGATTTACGTGATGGGGAAGCGAGCCAAGGGCCTCGACGAGCTGACATCGCTCGTCGAAGCCGAGAAGCGAAAGTCTCCCGAAAAGAACATCTTCTTGAAGGCTGACAACCGCATCACGTACGGTCTGGCACGCGAGGTGATGGAAACGATCAACAAGGCCGGAATCGAAGACGTCTTCCTGGGAACGGAAGAGTTCCGGCAGCCCGAGGCCGGCCAGGCCGGCGGTTGA
- the hisA gene encoding 1-(5-phosphoribosyl)-5-[(5-phosphoribosylamino)methylideneamino]imidazole-4-carboxamide isomerase, translated as MLIFPAIDLMSARAVRLEQGRADTAKVYSEAPWELVAGFEAAGAARVHVVDLDAAFSGGSQHNRDTIARIVASTRLEVEVGGGIRDAAACEQLFAAGAHYAVLGTAAIRTPALVEDLCRRYPGRIVVAVDARNGKVAVAGWTEDTDASALDVGKRAAEAGAAAVLYTDIARDGMRTGPDLEATARLAAHIGPCPVIASGGVSQLDDLRGVKATGAGAVIIGKAIYEGVFTVSEAVELAARLDAETPIPRS; from the coding sequence GTGCTGATCTTCCCCGCGATCGATCTCATGAGTGCCCGCGCCGTTCGTCTCGAACAGGGCCGCGCCGACACCGCGAAGGTGTACTCCGAAGCTCCCTGGGAATTGGTGGCGGGTTTCGAGGCGGCGGGCGCCGCACGCGTCCACGTGGTGGACCTCGATGCCGCGTTCAGTGGTGGCAGCCAGCACAACCGCGACACCATCGCCCGCATCGTCGCCAGCACCCGGCTCGAAGTGGAAGTGGGGGGCGGCATCCGCGACGCCGCCGCCTGTGAGCAGCTCTTTGCTGCGGGCGCTCACTACGCCGTTTTGGGAACGGCCGCCATTCGCACCCCCGCGTTGGTGGAGGACCTTTGCCGCCGCTACCCGGGCCGCATCGTGGTGGCGGTGGACGCACGCAACGGCAAGGTGGCCGTGGCCGGATGGACCGAGGACACGGACGCCAGCGCCCTCGATGTGGGCAAGCGCGCTGCCGAAGCGGGTGCGGCTGCCGTGCTTTACACCGATATCGCCCGTGACGGGATGCGCACCGGGCCCGATCTCGAAGCCACCGCCCGCCTGGCTGCACACATCGGACCCTGCCCCGTGATCGCTTCGGGGGGCGTTTCGCAGCTCGACGATCTGCGGGGTGTGAAGGCCACGGGTGCCGGCGCCGTCATCATCGGCAAAGCCATCTACGAAGGCGTGTTCACCGTGTCCGAGGCGGTGGAACTGGCTGCGCGGCTCGACGCGGAAACCCCGATCCCACGAAGCTAG
- a CDS encoding glutamate-5-semialdehyde dehydrogenase — protein MVFEARPDALVQITGLALKSGNAVVLKGGKEALRTNRASVEVIHEVLAAHGVDVRAVVLIEDRAGVAELLAQHDLVDLMIARGSSAFVHYVRDNTQIPVMAHADGICHVYLHAQADAPKAARIVVDAKTTYPAACNAAETLLWDADAGAALDLTVGALREAGVELRGCEATRARHPGLVPATDADWDTEYGALVLSVKRVSGLDDALDHIARHGSRHTEAIVTENPEAAARFLREVDAACCFHNASTRFSDGYRFGLGAEVGISTDKLHARGPVGIEGLVTYRWLLEGQGHVTADYADGKRRYLHEDL, from the coding sequence GTGGTCTTCGAGGCGCGTCCCGATGCGCTCGTGCAAATCACGGGTTTGGCGCTCAAGAGCGGCAACGCCGTGGTGCTCAAGGGTGGCAAAGAAGCGCTGCGGACGAACCGCGCTTCGGTCGAGGTGATCCACGAGGTGCTTGCCGCCCACGGCGTGGACGTCCGGGCCGTGGTGCTCATCGAGGACCGCGCGGGGGTCGCCGAGCTCCTTGCGCAGCACGACCTGGTGGACCTGATGATCGCGCGGGGCTCCTCCGCGTTCGTGCACTACGTTCGCGACAACACGCAGATCCCCGTGATGGCCCACGCGGACGGCATTTGTCACGTCTACCTTCACGCCCAGGCCGACGCGCCGAAGGCGGCGCGCATCGTCGTCGATGCAAAGACCACCTACCCGGCAGCTTGCAACGCCGCTGAGACCCTGCTGTGGGACGCGGATGCGGGGGCCGCGCTGGACCTCACCGTGGGCGCCTTGCGCGAGGCCGGGGTGGAGTTGCGGGGATGCGAGGCCACGCGGGCGCGCCACCCGGGCCTGGTGCCCGCCACGGACGCAGACTGGGATACGGAGTACGGGGCTCTGGTGCTGTCGGTCAAACGAGTGTCTGGTCTCGACGACGCGCTGGATCACATCGCACGTCACGGCTCGCGCCACACGGAGGCCATCGTCACGGAGAACCCCGAGGCGGCGGCCCGGTTTTTGAGGGAAGTCGACGCGGCCTGCTGTTTTCACAACGCCAGCACCCGGTTTTCGGACGGATATCGCTTCGGACTCGGCGCGGAGGTGGGGATCAGCACCGACAAGCTGCACGCGCGGGGGCCGGTGGGCATCGAGGGCCTCGTCACCTATCGCTGGCTGCTTGAAGGACAAGGGCACGTCACCGCGGACTATGCCGACGGCAAGCGACGGTATTTACACGAAGATCTTTGA
- a CDS encoding biopolymer transporter ExbD, producing the protein MGMDVGGGKGGAKSDINVTPLIDVVLVLLIIFMVLTPSLLKYHDANVPKKMPDDVPPPPDLPNNIVIEYNADRQITVNAEPVAWEALADKLSDRLKKASKKVVFFKIEDDANYGEAVKLMDTARGAGAETLGIVTKD; encoded by the coding sequence ATGGGAATGGACGTAGGTGGCGGCAAAGGCGGGGCGAAGTCAGACATCAACGTCACGCCCCTCATCGATGTCGTCCTCGTGTTGCTCATCATCTTCATGGTGCTCACGCCCTCATTGCTCAAGTACCACGATGCCAACGTGCCGAAGAAGATGCCGGATGACGTACCACCGCCACCGGACCTTCCGAACAACATCGTCATCGAGTACAACGCAGATCGGCAGATCACGGTGAACGCCGAGCCCGTGGCCTGGGAAGCCTTGGCCGACAAGCTCTCCGATCGCCTCAAGAAGGCCAGCAAGAAGGTCGTGTTCTTCAAGATCGAGGACGACGCGAACTACGGCGAGGCCGTGAAGCTCATGGACACCGCGCGCGGCGCCGGGGCCGAGACCCTGGGCATCGTGACGAAAGACTGA
- a CDS encoding PilZ domain-containing protein, translating into MEQRRQPRIPFSCSARLVADGRNVPIAAQVQNLSAGGLFLTADVAPALGTAVRCRFRIGQTPRELRGRIAWVERRPSGDPRGPGAGIEFLDLRESERLLLEDVTSGAPKEDESPLQALSVWFEGLTAPVRTQGHVSADEIVVTTQLPFLRIGSDVKVGFSPEEDGPHRYARIDGLSLDFLRPHEPPRIVVTLRTANELQGEAGELSHALRSRREAFAGSESAPHPPEAPRPVPRGAEPPSAPRAAEPPSAPRAAEPPSAPRAAEPPSAPRAAEPPSAPRAAEPPSAPRAGARRVFTSAGALTPPPQLLGSMAPELQRPGATPALLGASPLATLAAAPVPRTPVPAPAAPVPLGPIAAARSGPSAAPGPVRAGALPWRKTFMLAAVALCVGASAVFLFRGSRHEPSRVAAPSPAAPARPQVSPLGAGASAIGPREPPPRGPGQSRCTGGRGCPVAQGRRGGRAGRESQAGRRSAPAAALREGSVSLRAHGGCHHGGRPDLGPERAGGGAPPRTPAGRGGHSVQGETAARLGELRRSSPHHRSRGRGRAPAGALRPGALRTPRRGLRGQGPRGRASHQRPGQMRPGSSARLRRPPSRAWPAQSFSLGICRTGTPRSRR; encoded by the coding sequence GTGGAGCAGCGGCGGCAGCCCAGGATTCCGTTTTCGTGCAGCGCCCGCCTCGTGGCGGACGGGCGAAACGTTCCGATTGCCGCTCAGGTTCAAAACCTGAGCGCAGGGGGCCTTTTTCTCACGGCTGACGTCGCCCCGGCGCTCGGCACGGCCGTGCGCTGCCGGTTCCGGATTGGCCAGACCCCTCGTGAGCTCCGGGGGCGCATCGCGTGGGTGGAACGTCGCCCCTCGGGCGACCCGCGCGGGCCGGGGGCGGGCATCGAGTTTTTGGACCTGCGGGAGTCGGAGCGCCTCCTGCTCGAGGACGTGACGAGCGGCGCACCGAAGGAAGACGAGAGCCCGCTCCAGGCGCTCTCGGTCTGGTTCGAGGGGCTCACGGCGCCGGTGCGGACGCAGGGACACGTCAGCGCCGACGAGATCGTCGTGACGACGCAACTTCCCTTTTTGCGGATCGGCTCGGACGTCAAGGTTGGGTTCTCGCCGGAAGAAGATGGTCCTCACCGCTACGCGCGCATCGACGGCCTGTCGCTCGACTTTCTGCGCCCCCACGAGCCGCCCCGCATCGTCGTCACCCTGCGCACGGCGAACGAACTCCAGGGTGAGGCCGGCGAGTTGAGCCACGCGCTGCGCTCGCGGCGGGAGGCCTTCGCGGGGTCTGAATCCGCCCCGCACCCGCCCGAGGCGCCCCGTCCCGTGCCGCGCGGCGCGGAGCCGCCTTCCGCCCCCCGCGCGGCCGAGCCGCCTTCCGCCCCCCGCGCGGCCGAGCCGCCTTCCGCCCCCCGCGCGGCCGAGCCACCCTCCGCCCCCCGCGCGGCCGAGCCGCCTTCCGCCCCCCGTGCGGCCGAGCCGCCCTCCGCGCCCCGTGCAGGAGCCCGACGGGTGTTCACGAGTGCCGGCGCGCTGACGCCTCCGCCCCAGTTGCTGGGGTCCATGGCCCCCGAGCTCCAGCGTCCCGGGGCGACGCCCGCCCTGCTGGGAGCCTCGCCGCTGGCAACCCTCGCCGCAGCACCGGTACCGCGGACTCCCGTGCCGGCGCCGGCGGCACCCGTGCCTCTCGGTCCCATAGCCGCCGCCCGCTCGGGGCCGTCCGCCGCCCCCGGCCCCGTGCGCGCCGGGGCCTTGCCATGGCGCAAGACCTTCATGCTGGCCGCGGTGGCCCTTTGTGTGGGGGCCTCGGCCGTCTTTTTGTTCCGGGGCTCCCGACACGAACCCTCGCGGGTGGCGGCGCCTTCACCCGCGGCGCCGGCGCGTCCGCAGGTCTCCCCCCTTGGGGCCGGTGCCTCTGCGATCGGCCCCCGCGAACCGCCGCCCCGGGGTCCGGGCCAAAGTCGCTGCACAGGGGGCCGGGGCTGCCCCGTCGCCCAAGGTCGCCGTGGTGGCCGCGCCGGCCGAGAGTCCCAAGCCGGTCGACGATCTGCCCCCGCTGCCGCGCTTCGCGAAGGCTCCGTTTCGCTTCGAGCGCACGGCGGGTGCCACCACGGTGGTCGTCCCGATCTGGGGCCCGAGCGCGCCGGTGGAGGTGCTCCGCCTCGCACCCCAGCCGGGCGTGGTGGCCATTCTGTCCAAGGCGAAACTGCCGCGCGGCTCGGGGAACTACGTCGTTCGTCACCCCATCATCGATCGCGTGGTCGTGGAAGAGCGCCCGCTGGGGCTTTACGCCCGGGTGCTCTTCGGACCCCGCGCAGGGGCCTACGAGGTCAAGGGCCGCGTGGGCGAGCTTCGCATCAGCGTCCAGGACAAATGAGGCCCGGGAGCTCCGCGCGGCTCAGGCGGCCCCCATCCCGGGCGTGGCCGGCTCAGAGCTTTTCGTTGGGGATCTGTCGCACGGGCACACCGCGATCGCGCAGATAG
- a CDS encoding YifB family Mg chelatase-like AAA ATPase, which translates to MLAKVTSATVIGIEAAPIEVEVDIGAGLPGVNIVGLPDAGVKEGRIRIRGALENCGFKLPQRRVVVNLAPADLKKDGAAFDLPIALGILRAAEALPEGALDQSLFLGELALDGTLRPVRGVLPVTAWTHKAGLARIFVPAPNEREARMAAKGLQVVGVRCLGELVEALRAPGAPGLDTLRRPDVPDEDPAEAQTLPDLADVRGQEEVRRALEIAAAGGHNILFVGPPGSGKTMLARRLPGILPPLSFEESLETTMVHSVAGVLGAGGLERARPFRAPHHTVSVAGLVGGGPLVRPGEVSLAHNGVLFLDELLEFSRTALEGLRQPLEDRFITLVRARRAVRFPSDFMLVAALNPCPCGHLGSALRTCTCSLTAIANYRAKLSGPLLDRIDLHVDVPAVPYRHLAAGTPGERSATVALRVSGARARQATRARTVNARLTPQELGAFAPLDEAGHRLLERAVERFALSARAIDRIRRVARTIADLEDAPHVRSAHVAEALSYRVFDREIVSN; encoded by the coding sequence ATGCTTGCCAAAGTGACCTCAGCCACCGTCATCGGAATCGAAGCTGCGCCCATCGAAGTCGAGGTCGACATAGGCGCCGGGCTGCCGGGCGTGAACATCGTGGGCCTTCCAGACGCCGGGGTGAAAGAAGGCCGCATCCGCATTCGGGGCGCGCTCGAGAATTGCGGGTTCAAACTTCCGCAGCGCCGTGTGGTCGTGAATCTGGCCCCCGCGGATCTCAAGAAGGACGGCGCCGCCTTCGACCTGCCCATCGCGCTCGGCATCCTGCGCGCGGCTGAGGCGTTGCCCGAGGGCGCGCTCGACCAAAGCCTGTTCCTGGGAGAGCTGGCGCTGGATGGCACCCTGCGCCCGGTGCGAGGCGTGCTTCCCGTCACCGCCTGGACTCACAAAGCCGGCCTCGCACGGATCTTCGTTCCGGCACCCAACGAACGAGAAGCGCGGATGGCGGCCAAGGGGCTACAGGTGGTGGGTGTGCGCTGTCTCGGCGAGTTGGTCGAAGCGCTGCGTGCGCCGGGCGCGCCAGGACTCGACACGCTCCGCCGCCCCGACGTCCCGGACGAGGATCCTGCTGAGGCGCAGACGCTGCCCGACCTTGCCGACGTGCGGGGGCAAGAGGAGGTGCGTCGCGCGCTCGAGATTGCGGCGGCGGGCGGTCACAACATCCTGTTCGTGGGGCCCCCGGGTTCGGGCAAGACCATGCTCGCCCGGAGGTTGCCTGGCATTCTGCCGCCGCTCAGCTTCGAGGAGAGCCTCGAGACCACGATGGTCCACTCCGTGGCCGGGGTTCTCGGTGCGGGGGGCCTCGAGCGCGCGCGCCCCTTTCGTGCCCCCCACCATACCGTCTCCGTGGCGGGGCTCGTCGGGGGCGGCCCCCTGGTTCGTCCGGGCGAGGTCTCGCTCGCTCACAATGGGGTGCTCTTCCTCGACGAGCTGCTCGAGTTTTCGCGCACGGCTCTCGAAGGGCTACGGCAGCCCCTCGAAGACCGGTTCATCACGTTGGTACGCGCCCGGAGGGCGGTACGTTTTCCTTCGGACTTCATGCTCGTGGCGGCGCTCAACCCCTGTCCCTGTGGCCACCTGGGCAGTGCCTTGCGCACCTGTACCTGTTCACTCACGGCGATCGCCAACTACCGCGCCAAACTGTCGGGGCCGCTACTCGACCGCATCGACCTGCACGTGGATGTACCCGCCGTGCCTTACCGGCATCTGGCGGCGGGCACGCCGGGAGAACGGAGCGCCACCGTGGCGTTGCGCGTTTCGGGCGCCCGCGCGCGGCAAGCCACGCGGGCGCGCACGGTGAACGCGCGTCTGACGCCGCAGGAACTCGGAGCCTTTGCCCCTCTCGACGAGGCCGGCCATCGTCTGCTCGAACGCGCCGTGGAACGCTTTGCCCTCTCGGCGCGGGCCATCGATCGCATTCGACGGGTGGCACGCACGATCGCAGACCTTGAAGACGCTCCACACGTGCGGTCTGCGCATGTGGCCGAGGCGCTCTCCTATCGTGTTTTCGATCGCGAGATCGTTAGCAACTGA
- the hisF gene encoding imidazole glycerol phosphate synthase subunit HisF codes for MLARRIIPCLDVDAGRVKKGVRFQELRDAGDPVAVAAAYDRQGADEICFLDISASSDGRATTLDMVRATAEQVFLPLTVGGGVRSVENVRELLLAGADKVGINTAAVKDPDLVARAADAYGRQAIVVAVDARRRPGSPDEAPAWEVYTHGGRTPTGIDALAWCVRMAEAGAGEILLTSMDRDGTKNGFDLELTRAVSDRVPIPVIASGGVGTLEHLYEGIAAGGADAVLAASIFHFGTYTVGQARAYLRDRGVPVRQIPNEKL; via the coding sequence ATGCTCGCCCGCCGGATCATCCCCTGCCTCGACGTCGACGCCGGCCGCGTCAAAAAGGGCGTGCGCTTCCAGGAGCTCCGCGACGCCGGCGACCCGGTGGCGGTGGCCGCCGCTTACGACCGCCAAGGCGCGGACGAGATCTGCTTCCTCGACATCTCCGCGTCTTCGGACGGGCGCGCCACCACGCTCGACATGGTGCGCGCCACGGCAGAGCAGGTGTTTTTGCCTCTCACGGTCGGGGGGGGCGTCCGCAGCGTGGAAAACGTTCGTGAGCTGTTGCTGGCCGGCGCTGACAAGGTGGGGATCAACACGGCGGCGGTGAAAGACCCCGATCTCGTAGCCCGCGCGGCCGACGCCTACGGTCGCCAGGCCATCGTGGTGGCGGTGGACGCCCGCCGGCGGCCAGGAAGCCCCGACGAAGCGCCGGCGTGGGAGGTCTACACCCACGGCGGCCGCACCCCCACGGGCATCGACGCCCTGGCCTGGTGCGTGCGTATGGCCGAGGCGGGCGCCGGCGAGATCTTGCTCACCAGCATGGATCGCGACGGAACGAAGAATGGCTTCGATCTGGAATTGACCCGCGCCGTTTCGGACCGCGTGCCCATCCCGGTGATTGCCTCGGGCGGCGTGGGCACGCTCGAGCACCTCTACGAAGGCATTGCCGCAGGTGGCGCCGACGCCGTGCTGGCGGCCTCGATCTTTCACTTCGGCACGTACACCGTGGGCCAGGCCCGGGCCTATCTGCGCGATCGCGGTGTGCCCGTGCGACAGATCCCCAACGAAAAGCTCTGA
- the hisB gene encoding imidazoleglycerol-phosphate dehydratase HisB, with protein sequence MRRATVERITSETQIRLTVNLDGTGQRNIDTPLPFFNHMLDAVCRHGLIDLELHARGDIDVDAHHTVEDVGICLGQAFAQALGERKGINRYGDATVPMDETLTTAAVDFSGRAYLVYRADMLKGRWIGTFDAELAREFFGGFAGAALCNLHLECRYGENAHHIVEALFKAFARALRQAVTLDPRVQGVPSTKGTLTA encoded by the coding sequence ATGCGCCGGGCCACGGTGGAGCGAATCACCAGCGAGACCCAGATCCGCCTCACGGTGAATTTGGACGGAACGGGGCAGCGCAACATCGACACGCCGCTGCCCTTCTTCAACCACATGCTGGACGCGGTCTGCCGCCACGGTCTCATCGACCTCGAGCTGCATGCCCGTGGCGACATCGACGTGGACGCGCACCACACGGTGGAAGACGTGGGCATCTGCCTGGGCCAGGCCTTTGCCCAGGCGCTCGGGGAACGCAAGGGTATCAATAGATACGGCGACGCCACCGTGCCCATGGACGAGACCCTCACCACGGCAGCCGTCGACTTTTCGGGGCGCGCCTATCTGGTCTACCGGGCCGACATGTTGAAAGGCCGCTGGATTGGCACCTTCGACGCGGAGCTGGCGCGGGAGTTCTTCGGCGGGTTCGCGGGCGCGGCGCTCTGCAATCTGCACCTCGAGTGCCGCTACGGCGAAAACGCGCACCACATCGTGGAGGCGCTGTTCAAGGCGTTCGCCCGGGCCCTACGCCAGGCGGTCACCCTCGATCCGCGCGTACAGGGTGTACCCTCGACAAAAGGCACGCTCACCGCGTAG
- a CDS encoding MotA/TolQ/ExbB proton channel family protein produces MNFSIAHLWSQMGMVAKGVVIVLIIMSILAIGVTVERFITFRKAKIQSIGYIGSLLPLVSSQGRLREAVGLDQRWQASPVAKVIGSGINEFVRGVESLGAKASDASEFELVVDGSSRTMERVKERQLAGMRKGMPLLATISSSAPFVGLFGTVFGIITAFQGMGDPEKGGGGIASVAAGIAEALIATAVGLGVAIVSVWFYNYFIAKIDDVTIDLDETAGEVLDSMMREARGPMAVAPMAAAHGHGHGHGPPSQMPRGPITSPYPGGGPQRY; encoded by the coding sequence ATGAATTTTTCTATTGCACATCTCTGGTCACAGATGGGCATGGTGGCCAAGGGGGTCGTCATCGTCCTGATCATCATGTCGATCCTCGCCATCGGCGTGACGGTCGAGCGCTTCATCACCTTCCGAAAAGCCAAGATTCAGTCTATCGGCTACATCGGTTCGCTTCTGCCGCTCGTCAGCTCGCAGGGGCGCTTGCGTGAGGCGGTGGGCCTCGACCAGCGATGGCAGGCAAGCCCCGTCGCCAAGGTCATTGGGTCGGGCATCAACGAATTTGTCAGAGGCGTCGAGAGCTTGGGCGCCAAGGCGAGCGACGCCTCCGAGTTCGAGCTCGTCGTGGACGGTTCGAGCCGCACGATGGAGCGCGTGAAGGAGCGACAGCTCGCCGGGATGCGCAAGGGCATGCCCCTACTGGCGACGATCTCGTCTTCCGCCCCGTTCGTGGGTCTGTTCGGCACGGTGTTCGGTATCATCACGGCCTTCCAGGGCATGGGTGACCCCGAGAAGGGTGGCGGCGGCATTGCGTCGGTCGCGGCCGGTATCGCCGAGGCGCTCATCGCCACGGCCGTCGGTCTCGGCGTCGCCATCGTCTCCGTTTGGTTCTACAACTACTTCATCGCGAAGATCGACGACGTCACCATTGACCTCGACGAGACCGCCGGTGAGGTGCTCGACAGCATGATGCGCGAAGCCCGTGGCCCCATGGCTGTGGCGCCGATGGCGGCCGCACACGGTCATGGTCATGGCCATGGTCCGCCCTCCCAGATGCCTCGTGGCCCGATCACGTCGCCGTATCCCGGCGGTGGTCCCCAGAGGTACTAA
- a CDS encoding energy transducer TonB — protein MAFEAFLTQDKVKPKGRRYTYVVSIGLHGVALVYAIVHSFWHVDELSPPSVAVTFMSAPPPPPPPPPPPKKKSSSTKPKTPKAEIVQPKPNQVVQPREEPEPEEEEEEDSGEDDGVEGGVEGGVKGGVVGGVVGGVVGGTGVEEAPKMLPPAIGEKQALSNPPPDIPAVLKRSGMLLFNLVKICVGKGGDVSNVTVIKPSDPLFDKACTDKMRTWRFRPMSVGGNPVPFCYVQKNILKVSQ, from the coding sequence ATGGCGTTCGAGGCATTTCTCACGCAAGACAAGGTCAAGCCGAAAGGCCGCCGGTACACGTACGTCGTCTCCATCGGGCTGCACGGGGTTGCGCTGGTTTATGCAATCGTGCACTCGTTCTGGCACGTCGACGAGCTGTCGCCGCCCAGCGTGGCTGTGACCTTCATGTCGGCGCCGCCACCACCGCCGCCGCCTCCTCCTCCTCCGAAGAAAAAGTCGTCTTCGACCAAGCCGAAAACGCCCAAAGCGGAGATCGTGCAACCGAAGCCGAACCAGGTCGTTCAGCCCAGAGAAGAGCCTGAACCCGAAGAGGAAGAGGAAGAAGACTCGGGCGAGGACGACGGCGTCGAGGGCGGTGTGGAAGGGGGCGTAAAAGGGGGCGTGGTGGGCGGTGTCGTGGGCGGTGTCGTGGGCGGCACCGGCGTTGAAGAGGCGCCGAAGATGCTTCCGCCCGCCATCGGCGAGAAGCAAGCCCTCTCGAACCCCCCTCCCGACATCCCCGCCGTGCTCAAGCGCTCCGGTATGTTGCTCTTCAACCTCGTCAAGATCTGCGTGGGCAAGGGCGGAGACGTCTCGAACGTCACCGTCATCAAGCCTTCGGATCCTTTGTTCGATAAGGCCTGCACGGACAAGATGCGGACCTGGCGTTTCCGACCCATGTCCGTGGGCGGCAACCCCGTTCCGTTCTGCTACGTGCAGAAGAACATTTTGAAAGTCAGTCAGTAG